A window of Nicotiana sylvestris chromosome 8, ASM39365v2, whole genome shotgun sequence genomic DNA:
TTTACAATCTGTAAAGCTTAAATATGTTAAGCTAGGGTATGGTTATTCATGCAACCCTGCTTCTCTTCTTCTCCTCGTTACCGTTTTGCCTATGGTTACCCTCACTCTTATTCAGCTCACCGGTCTAAAATTAGACCGGTTTTCTGATATATGGACAAGTCCAACTTTACTTGTTGACACTTCAACCGGTCTTGCCGGTTTAATAgtgctctttttctttttaggtaTTTACTATGTCAAGAAACCTAGACCGGTTTATTTGGTTGATTTTGCTTGTTACAAACCTGAAGATGAGCGAAAAATGTCCGTGGATTCGTTCTTGAAGATGACAGAAGAGAACGGCGCATTTACTGACGAGACTATAGTCTTTCAAAAAAGAATATCTGAACGTTCTGGTTTAGGTGACGAAACCTATTTTCCTAGAGGGATCACATCCAACCCACCAAACCTATGCATGAAAGAGGCACGAGCGGAGGCCGAGGCAGTCATGTTCGGTGCATTGGACCAACTTTTTGCCAAAACCAAAGTCAAGCCCGAGGAAATTGGAATTCTTATAGTGAATTGTAGCTTGTTTAATCCAACACCATCTCTCTCCTCAATGATTGTCAACCATTACAAGCTCAAAACTGATATCAAGAGTTACAACTTAGGTGGCATGGGCTGTAGTGCTGGTCTCATTTCAATTGACTTAGCCAAACATCTATTAAAAGCAAATCCAAACACATATGCAGTTGTTGTTAGCATGGAGAACATTACATTAAATTGGTATTTTGGAAATGATAGGTCAATGTTGCTATGCAATTGTATATTTCGTATGGGAGGTGCAGCTATGCTTTTGTCTAACAAGTCAAGAGATCGAACCCGGTCTAAGTACGAGCTGGTCCACACGGTTCGAACCCATAAAGGAGCTGATGACAATAGCTACAATTGTGTGTACCAAAGAGAAGATGACAAGGGAGTGATAGGTGTGTCATTGGCTCGTGAACTTATGGCAGTAGCTGGGGATGCTCTAAAAACAAACATCACCACGTTAGGCCCATTGGTGTTACCGCTTTCGGAGCAATTCAGGTCAGAATTCAACTCATTGCTTTCAACTAGAATGATGTATAGTTTTTACTTTTTTATATTATCTGTTATACTTTAAAATCATTCATATCCCTTGCCTAGGGGTGGCAAACGGTCGGGTCGGGTCAGATGTGACGAATCGAAAACACGTAATacaaaaatggataaattatccgacccgacccagATTCCATACagataaaaaatgggttaactGACGGATattatggatatccatattatctatGGCTTAATGAATATAATCACTTTagggagaattcctagtctcccaaaCTCGAGGAACCACTAGCCTTGCCTTTAACCCTAACGAGCTCCAACTTAAAATATACGGAGGGTAATTTGAAATTATAGTAAAAAGTAGAGGAATAAATTTAAACTTTTTCCACGAAGTATTTTGAAACGTAAAATCCACCTAGTTTACGTTTGAGCTCCTTTAAGTCAGACAAATACGAGATGATTTGTTAACAGTAAGGTACTAGGGTTCGAAGTATAATAAACAGTAAAATTAAAATCTTCGTATAGTGTAGCGGTAAACTTGGACCTTTTTATTtaagatatatatacataacaagTTCATATTTATTCTAAATTTATTGACTTTAAATTCTGGGTTTGCGTCTAATTCAGGTTCTTCGTAACGTTGG
This region includes:
- the LOC104211507 gene encoding 3-ketoacyl-CoA synthase 1; translated protein: MANESIEMEKERLTAEMDFKDSSSVVIKIRRKLPDFLQSVKLKYVKLGYGYSCNPASLLLLVTVLPMVTLTLIQLTGLKLDRFSDIWTSPTLLVDTSTGLAGLIVLFFFLGIYYVKKPRPVYLVDFACYKPEDERKMSVDSFLKMTEENGAFTDETIVFQKRISERSGLGDETYFPRGITSNPPNLCMKEARAEAEAVMFGALDQLFAKTKVKPEEIGILIVNCSLFNPTPSLSSMIVNHYKLKTDIKSYNLGGMGCSAGLISIDLAKHLLKANPNTYAVVVSMENITLNWYFGNDRSMLLCNCIFRMGGAAMLLSNKSRDRTRSKYELVHTVRTHKGADDNSYNCVYQREDDKGVIGVSLARELMAVAGDALKTNITTLGPLVLPLSEQFRFFVTLVKRKMLKAKVKPYIPDFKLAFEHFCIHAGGRAVLDEIQNNLNLSDWHMEPSRMTLHRFGNTSSSSLWYELAYSEAKGRVSKGDRIWQIAFGSGFKCNSAVWKSLREIDCNEVNRNGNPWADCIQRYPVKVALAKT